The Heptranchias perlo isolate sHepPer1 chromosome 40, sHepPer1.hap1, whole genome shotgun sequence genome has a window encoding:
- the tcf20 gene encoding LOW QUALITY PROTEIN: transcription factor 20 (The sequence of the model RefSeq protein was modified relative to this genomic sequence to represent the inferred CDS: inserted 4 bases in 4 codons; deleted 1 base in 1 codon), producing MQSYREQSSYHGNQRLLHPEAQECARLGDYGQHHQGQMLASYASRPGSEGCEQQLYPSFRRESGDYYYMRGKDLPGAQAQRRLAGPLPSGNVAQQAGAYSVQYLSEGQWRAPQAAMHGYSQFEQDLYTSQFSPSSGQQQLRHQPFQAPPGTPALAQPSPAPTAHIPQLAHQSSSALLAKYQHRAAQYNPQHFQPSASTSSSSSSSYPSPQGYSQPPGXAFDGYHMNASSQCDGYMVNASAAPSYGTQTSHSYQAPPTKTCYEQSKPTQGQHSLHPLQYSNAAKVALLNQQFAPYCSADIPXKSPMAFHQNFSPGSNPSPATPVAQSPSCCSTPSPLMVSSESLQCGPGPMGLGVRNRILQLMAQPSPTPTGLVPSPGSQAGAYEGFGMEGGGEKRASDLGLSSLTALSSQVANIPNTVQHLLISDTLALHRRQARRCPKRQGGPGEQLKSPQAESLDGGCSSSSEEQAERVRQLSGQSACSEQAYKARHPETLNATCSPAGPHGDSANRSNSSVPSKEELITQMCQEGKGGAIATLAEQGPRRGEKPIGVIVSREMMVNRGDVMGIAGQGDEHSRQGTFPISAEKASGRNQQPNNTHNVMVRSTAQNGNGLMLSDPLAARMDSSKSPSCLAYGFRDMAKNDGGYHYMQYPTVPYSQQKADQFGLGERKPLPGKAEKSHSLLQEALQSNYLGRKYHSTYTPELQYSGFMDTSLQPGYPVRQMIELARKDVHGNTMGSPPGWXDGRTLSSAFGTEQSKGDLEPQLESGMSERKSVICDISPSRPFGRNSVPPTTSPSCGPSQDREFGRNMKGEKSCKGGQSVIQSGVFVAAETRVKGELNQSHCQQRSVGQHDGRDDGTLSAHWKYDPSELLRGSMMVSTPLPMGPTGDFPHQALNSRSPRARRPSGRVAGRGGARRRPPSRADNKAQLAKPSLVKQEDVLEPQEAGPHGQHRDNLPEPLHKAALYPLPTNSDTLSSLLTKQGNAPASGFESEATMRPSIHSQRQTHDLEGASDWTNMCGGKGIPVELDRSRFQTEPRVCNTTFQELDRSRFQTEPRVCNTTFQELDRSRFQTEPRVCNTTFQELDSHLSLQVFSDQRGESQSRKPDDWSKVTDKPSHLTRKQNDATGQDDPAIQSPILSRRRIRSFISPIPAKRLCQESKAREPEGKSTPPPHPRSPLCNPSLSPXAKPGAADDPHQTNDEKGSPSGSVSPAASLTSPGKTKTLPPRQGRGLKLEAIVQKITSPNGRKFTAGGAVDGASDSVTLDDILSVKEVSWEGGEMVMVQPGYEVDHDPKEGPGAQAMDPGKGEACKTAHASSSQTGRGSSPTTGGTHHPKPKQPHSPCHLSCSPGPEAGEETINATPKAEGGTVKGYFPSGKKRGRPLGSINKQKRHRQESQGVQTREEEEEEEEEEEESAKGKRRPERKKPPSHPRRKRKRLEGPIAQPQEAEIKLKHPARAVGRRRGESQDKGFSPYVRLERKHEAAPLCTIINTEDDEHNRVQKGVKGHQGPGSSPQPSCVGKAVPTSSHMVLGPLVTGCSTLGLLVCCLCGKCANHRDLGDLFGPYYPHQYAGTLPKNPPPKKMMPAQSWVKVRHKSMPELLKTGQLDEEGKETGSVTGHARFKRRHYSEDCTPSWAGPRGNKAHRRCYCCEKTSSVDLRTQRFQSEISSQVELQLPQLPLDPNELWLHEACVLWASGVYLVSGRLYGLQEAVEMARETVRVTVLGVCVRMLGSKAGSL from the exons ATGCAGTCGTACCGGGAGCAGAGCAGTTACCACGGAAACCAGAGGCTGCTGCACCCAGAGGCCCAGGAGTGTGCCCGGCTCGGGGACTACGGGCAGCACCACCAGGGCCAGATGTTGGCCAGCTACGCCAGCCGGCCGGGCAGCGAGGGCTGCGAGCAGCAGCTGTACCCGTCCTTTCGCAGAGAGAGCGGAGATTACTACTACATGAGGGGCAAGGATCTGCCCGGCGCCCAGGCCCAGCGCAGGCTGGCTGGGCCCCTGCCCAGCGGC AACGTTGCCCAGCAGGCCGGTGCCTACTCCGTGCAATACCTGAGCGAGGGCCAATGGCGGGCTCCGCAGGCCGCGATGCACGGCTACAGCCAGTTCGAACAGGACTTGTACACCAGTCAGTTTTCGCCGAGCAGTGGTCAGCAGCAGCTGCGACACCAGCCCTTCCAGGCGCCCCCTGGCACGCCGGCATTGGCCCAGCCCTCGCCCGCCCCTACTGCCCACATCCCCCAACTCGCCCACCAGTCCAGCTCAGCTCTGTTGGCCAAGTACCAACACCGGGCTGCCCAATACAACCCCCAGCACTTCCAGCCCTCcgcatccacctcctcctcatcctcctcttcctacccCTCTCCTCAAGGCTACAGCCAGCCCCCGG AAGCTTTTGACGGGTACCACATGAACGCCAGTTCCCAGTGTGATGGCTACATGGTCAATGCCTCGGCCGCCCCCAGTTATGGGACCCAAACCAGTCACAGTTACCAGGCACCCCCGACAAAGACGTGTTACGAACAGTCGAAACCCACCCAGGGACAGCACTCCCTCCATCCCCTGCAGTACTCCAACGCTGCCAAGGTGGCCTTGCTGAACCAGCAGTTTGCCCCCTACTGTTCAGCTGACATTC GCAAATCGCCCATGGCGTTCCACCAGAACTTCAGCCCAGGCTCCAACCCTTCACCGGCTACCCCCGTGGCCCAGTCTCCCTCCTGTTGCTCGACACCCTCTCCGCTAATGGTCAGCAGCGAAAGCCTTCAGTGTGGTCCCGGCCCCATGGGCCTAGGGGTGAGGAACCGCATCCTGCAGCTGATGGCTCAACCCAGTCCCACCCCAACGGGCCTGGTCCCGAGCCCTGGCTCGCAGGCCGGAGCCTACGAGGGCTTTGGGATGGAGGGAGGCGGCGAGAAGCGGGCCTCAGACCTGGGCCTGAGCAGCCTGACGGCCTTGAGCTCGCAGGTGGCCAACATCCCCAACACAGTGCAACACCTGCTGATTTCCGACACACTGGCCTTGCACAGGAGGCAGGCCCGGCGCTGCCCCAAGAGACAGGGAGGCCCCGGGGAGCAACTCAAGTCCCCACAGGCCGAGTCCCTGGACGGGGGCTGTTCCAGCAGCTCCGAGGAGCAGGCCGAGAGGGTCAGGCAGCTCAGCGGGCAGAGTGCCTGCTCAGAGCAGGCATACAAAGCCCGCCACCCGGAGACGCTCAACGCCACCTGCTCGCCAGCCGGTCCTCATGGCGACAGCGCCAACCGGTCGAATAGCAGCGTGCCTTCGAAGGAGGAGCTGATCACCCAAATGTGCCAGGAAGGTAAAGGGGGCGCTATAGCAACGCTGGCAGAGCAAGGCCCACGGCGCGGAGAGAAACCGATTGGTGTCATTGTGTCCAGGGAAATGATGGTCAACAGAGGGGATGTGATGGGCATCGCTGGGCAGGGGGACGAGCACTCCAGGCAGGGGACCTTCCCCATCAGTGCCGAGAAGGCATCTGGTCGCAACCAGCAACCCAACAACACTCATAACGTCATGGTGCGGTCAACCGCCCAAAATGGGAACGGCCTGATGCTCAGTGACCCGTTGGCTGCAAGAATGGACTCTTCCAAGTCGCCCAGCTGCTTGGCCTATGGGTTTCGGGACATGGCCAAGAACGATGGCGGGTACCATTACATGCAGTACCCAACCGTCCCTTACAGCCAACAGAAGGCTGACCAGTTCGGTCTGGGGGAGAGGAAGCCCCTCCCAGGCAAGGCTGAAAAGAGCCACAGTTTGCTGCAAGAAGCTTTACAATCCAACTATCTCGGGAGGAAGTATCATTCCACCTACACTCCAGAGCTCCAGTATTCAGGCTTTATGgacacctcattacagcctggtTACCCTGTGCGGCAAATGATTGAGTTGGCCAGGAAGGATGTGCATGGTAACACCATGGGATCTCCCCCGGGCT GGGACGGAAGGACACTGAGCTCTGCGTTTGGAACAGAGCAGAGTAAAGGCGATCTGGAGCCACAGCTCGAGAGCGGGATGTCAGAGAGGAAGTCAGTCATCTGCGACATCTCCCCATCCAGGCCATTTGGCAGAAACTCTGTGCCCCCGACCACAAGCCCGAGCTGCGGACCCTCTCAAGATAGAGAGTTTGGACGCAACATGAAGGGAGAGAAGTCTTGTAAAGGAGGGCAGTCAGTTATCCAATCGGGAGTTTTCGTTGCGGCAGAAACGAGAGTTAAGGGTGAACTCAACCAAAGCCACTGCCAGCAAAGGAGCGTTGGACAGCACGATGGCAGAGACGATGGGACCCTCTCTGCCCACTGGAAGTACGACCCTTCAGAGCTGCTCAGAGGTTCCATGATGGTTTCCACTCCATTGCCCATGGGACCCACCGGTGACTTTCCCCATCAGGCCCTGAACAGCCGATCTCCCAGGGCGAGGCGGCCCTCGGGTAGGGTGGCAGGAAGGGGCGGGGCCAGGCGGAGACCTCCATCGCGGGCAGACAACAAAGCTCAGCTGGCCAAACCATCACTTGTCAAACAGGAAGATGTGCTGGAGCCTCAGGAAGCAGGGCCCCACGGTCAACACCGAGACAACCTGCCGGAGCCGCTGCACAAGGCGGCCTTGTATCCTCTTCCCACAAACTCCGACACGCTCTCCTCCCTGTTAACCAAGCAAGGCAACGCTCCTGCATCAGGGTTTGAGTCAGAAGCCACCATGAGGCCCTCAATCCATTCGCAGAGGCAGACGCACGATCTCGAAGGGGCAAGCGATTGGACGAACATGTGCGGAGGGAAGGGCATTCCTGTGGAGTTGGACAGGAGCAGGTTTCAGACAGAGCCCCGAGTCTGTAACACCACCTTCCAGGAGTTGGACAGGAGCAGGTTTCAGACAGAGCCCCGAGTCTGTAACACCACCTTCCAGGAGTTGGACAGGAGCAGGTTTCAGACAGAGCCCCGAGTCTGTAACACCACCTTCCAGGAGTTGGACAGCCACCTTTCGCTGCAGGTGTTTTCTGATCAGAGAGGCGAGTCCCAGAGTCGGAAACCCGACGACTGGTCAAAGGTCACGGACAAACCTTCACACCTGACGAGAAAGCAAAACGATGCGACAGGCCAGGACGACCCGGCAATTCAATCCCCCATTTTGTCGCGGAGGCGGATTCGATCGTTTATATCGCCCATTCCGGCCAAAAGACTTTGCCAGGAGTCAAAAGCCAGGGAACCGGAGGGCAAatcaactccccctccccatcccaggaGTCCCCTGTGCAATCCCAGCCTGAGCC GAGCGAAACCTGGGGCTGCAGACGATCCTCACCAGACCAACGATGAGAAGGGCAGCCCGAGCGGCAGCGTTTCTCCAGCTGCTTCTCTCACCAGTCCTGGGAAAACCAAAACTCTGCCCCCACGGCAAGGCCGCGGGCTAAAGCTGGAAGCTATTGTCCAGAAGATCACCTCGCCCAACGGGAGGAAGTTCACAGCTGGGGGAGCGGTCGATGGGGCCTCTGACAGTGTGACCCTAGACGATATCCTGTCAGTCAAAGAGGTGAGctgggagggtggagagatggTAATGGTGCAGCCTGGGTACGAGGTAGACCATGATCCCAAGGAGGGGCCGGGGGCCCAGGCCATGGACCCTGGCAAAGGAGAAGCTTGTAAAACAGCGCATGCCAGCTCCTCCCAGACTGGCAGAGGCTCCTCACCAACCACTGGGGGAACACATCACCCCAAACCCAAGCAGCCCCACTCCCCTTGCCATCTGTCCTGCTCCCCGGGGCCCGAGGCTGGAGAGGAGACCATCAACGCCACCCCCAAGGCGGAAGGCGGGACAGTAAAAGGGTACTTTCCGTCGGGCAAGAAACGGGGAAGGCCCCTGGGCAGCATCAACAAGCAGAAAAGGCATCGGCAGGAGAGCCAAGGGGTACAGAcccgagaggaggaggaggaggaggaggaggaggaggaggagtcggcCAAAGGGAAGAGGAGGCCCGAGAGAAAGAAACCACCTTCCCACCCGAGGAGAAAGCGCAAGAGGCTCGAGGGCCCCATCGCACAGCCCCAGGAAGCCGAGATCAAGTTGAAACACCCAGCTCGAGCAGTGGGCAGGAGGCGAGGAGAGTCCCAAGATAAGGGTTTCTCCCCGTACGTGCGGCTGGAGAGGAAACACGAGGCAGCTCCCCTTTGCACGATAATCAACACCGAGGACGATGAACACAACAGGGTCCAGAAAGGGGTGAAAGGTCACCAGGGGCCGGGCTCCTCCCCGCAGCCCAGCTGTGTTGGCAAAGCTGTGCCCACCTCCTCGCACATGGTGCTGGGTCCCCTGGTGACCGGCTGCTCCACTCTTGGCCTGTTGGTCTGCTGCCTGTGTGGCAAATGCGCCAACCACAGGGACCTGGGTGACCTGTTCGGCCCCTACTACCCACACCAGTACGCGGGCACCCTGCCCAAGAACCCGCCCCCCAAGAAGATGATGCCGGCGCAGAGCTGGGTGAAAGTCAGGCACAAAAGTATGCCCGAGCTGCTAAAGACTGGCCAATTGGATGAGGAGGGCaaggagactgggagtgtcacGGGACATGCCAGATTCAAAAGGCGTCACTACTCTGAGGACTGCACCCCTTCATGGGCCGGTCCCCGGGGGAACAAGGCTCACAGGCGCTGCTACTGTTGTGAAAAAACCTCTTCTGTCGACTTACGGACTCAAAGATTTCAAAGTGAGATCAGCTCACAGGTGGAGCTGCAGCTTCCTCAACTACCTCTAGACCCCAACGAGCTGTGGTTACACGAGGCCTGTGTGCTCTGGGCTAGTGGGGTCTATCTGGTCTCTGGGAGACTCTATGGACTGCAAGAAGCTGTAGAAATGgccagagagacggtgagagtcACTGTGCTGGGTGTTTGTGTGCGAATGTTGGGGAGCAAGGCGGGGTCTCTCTAG